A segment of the Saccharomyces kudriavzevii IFO 1802 strain IFO1802 genome assembly, chromosome: 2 genome:
TAAGTTAACATCCTCGCTCATCATATTGTTTtctctcatttttttcgtttgaATGTCAAAAATTTGCAATCTACCCTTTTCATCCGGTAAGTGAATTTCAACCTGGACTTCGAATCTACCAGGACGTAAAAGAGCACTATCAATCAAATCTTTACGGTTGGTCATACCAATAACTAAAATATTATTCAGCTGATCAACACCATCCATTTTAGCTAATAATTGATTAACAACATTGTCACCTACACCGGTGCCATCGCCCCTTGAACCTCTTTGCTTGAAAACAGAATCCAGttcatcaaaaataataatatgcAAGGAGGACTCCTCGCCCTTGGCCCTATACTCCGCTTCTGCGTCCTTAAATAGATTACGGATATTTTCCTCCGAAGAACCAACATATTTACTCAAAATTTCAGGACCATTAACGATCTTCGGCTCTTTAGCATTCAGCATTGTAcctatttttcttgcaattAAAGTTTTACCAGTACCTGGGGGGCCGTACAATAGTAGACCTTTAACATGAGAAATACCTAGCTTTTCAATGACTGAAGGAGGAAATATTCTACTCGCAAAAGCCCTTCTAAATATTTTAGTAAATTCTTTATCCAAACCACCAACACCCAAgtcttcaaatttgaaatctgGTCTGATAACAGCATTTGATCTTGGTCTTAATGAGTTAGATGATTTCAAATTAACTAACCCATCTCTtcccttgaaaaaattgatttgtGTTTGTTTTGTTAAGATTCCCTTGGTTTCTATCCCTGTCGCAACAGCTGCGGTTGGTTCAATATCACCTAAATCGATTGCTTGAACATTTCTAATCTTCaagtcaaaaaaatggccCTGAAACTCCATTATAAGGTACTGAGTTGGAGAAAATATTTGGGATTCGTAACAACGAACGAATTGTTTGGCCAACTCATCCTGGTCGAATACTGTGTTCACCGCCTTACCTCTGGCCCTAAACGAGATATCTATGTCTATTGAACCAAGATAGGATTGTTTGCTGGAATACTTGAACAAATCAAATGCCTTTGCTTGAACCTCTTGGTTTAGGGACCAACCACCCCAAGTACGCTGGTTACCGTTGAACCCAACGGTTTCTGGTGGAATTTCGTTGGAGTGCCTCGTagtaaaaacaaataagttatcaataataatgTAAATGTTATTAGGAAAATCATTCGGTGAAACAGCAGCTACGTTTGCCAGTGCATAGGAGTTATTGGGACAGTTTGACACCTTCAAATGGCGTGGACGAGTATCCACATTTGTCATATCTGGCGGAGTATGATTTGCAGCAGCTTTTCCGAAACCAGGTATTTTAAACATATCCGATAGATAGAGTCAAGCAGATCGCGTTATTTGGTCTTATCCTTTGATGAACATCTATAGTACTAACTAGAGACTACGAATAACCAATTCCTTAAACCTCGAAATTTGGTATGCCCGACGTATAGTGTGACACCGAAACTGCCATACAGGAAGAGTCCTGTTTAGTGACATTTCACATAGGAAAGAGATAATACATCGAGCAAGGCTCCAATGAGAGGAAATTGCAGAACCATTTTCGACTTTTTGAACATGCGCATATACATTGCGCTAAGTATCCTACGTCCATCCGAAGTAAATAATACAACGTTTCTAAGCAAATGTATAtaattaaaaataaactgtCCGACTACTTGGTATGCTCATCTACTGATTCAAGCGGGGAAGACTCAAGCTAAATGAACTATTGCTGCCCACATTGGAATCATCAAAAGGATCATCCATATTTAAAGAATCTAGTGGTTGAGGCGTTcccaaaaacaaagaagaaccCATATCATTTTCCGTACGCACCGTGGAATTTACAGTTACTGTTGAATCTGccttttcatctttctGCAGGTCCTCTTCTGGAACAATGAACGCCCCTGCGATCGGCTTCTTCTTATATGCGGTACTTATTTTACCAGTGGGAGGCAACCTTGCCTTCGTGGcacttttctttgagatAAATTGATCCTCTTCCAAGAGGACGAAAGAACTGTCCTCCGTCGAGATGGGCAGGATTCTGTCACCTGCGGAGGATTTGTTTTGCTTTGCTATATACGCCTTAGAGCGTTCATAgccttttttcaatagtgGTAGTAGAGTACTCCAGAACGAACCAGCATCTAGTAGACCTTTTGTTATCTTCTTGTATACAATGCTCTCGGATTCCTCAGGTTGGATTTTCTTAGCCTGAACTTTGGTCTCCCCATCAACAGTTTGAAATTGGGTAGTTAACAATTGTAAGGGAACAGATGAACTCAAAACACCAAACTCTTTTTCTAATCCAAGCTCTTTGAAGCCAAAGAAATCTTCTCCAGTCAACTCACTTGCAAAATCACCAGTAAAGAAGCTTTGGCTTTcgtcttcaaaatttctctcGGATAGCTCTTGCAAAGTTGGCCTTAACAGTGCCCTTAGAAAGCCTTCTAGTTTGTGCTTAATATCCTGAAGCTTCTTAGTCTTTTTGCCAAACTCAGACTCAACATAGGAGTACAAGTCATCTGGCCTATTGATACCATTTTCTAGCAGTGTGGTTTGTAGCATTTCCACATTCGTTCCTCTATTTAGTGAATTAGTTTCATGATGAAGTTTCAAAGTCTTGATTAAATTGGATAAGTAATGCCCAGCGACTTCGGTAAGCATATTTATCGCTGAAGAATGAGCAGTTTCAAACCCGTTGGCCATGGCAACCTTGGATATGTTTTTATGCATGAATTTCCATATTAGTTCCCTGTTGTTCTTGAAATCGTGGGTCGGAAGTTGAGAGACCGGATCAATGTCGAGCGAGTCATCGATAACGGTGTAAGTATAAATATGGTTGTTAAGGAAAGAGTTAGGATTACTTCTAGAGCTTTGAGCTGACAATGGGCTTTGTAGCATTCTAATCAAAGATATTTTGTGGCAAATATGTCTAATTTGTTGGACCAGCGTAATGTTCTGGTTCATTTTGGGTGTTAGGCCCAAATCTTTGTTCGCTAAAAACATGCTTTC
Coding sequences within it:
- the SEC18 gene encoding AAA family ATPase SEC18 (similar to Saccharomyces cerevisiae SEC18 (YBR080C); ancestral locus Anc_3.304), coding for MFKIPGFGKAAANHTPPDMTNVDTRPRHLKVSNCPNNSYALANVAAVSPNDFPNNIYIIIDNLFVFTTRHSNEIPPETVGFNGNQRTWGGWSLNQEVQAKAFDLFKYSSKQSYLGSIDIDISFRARGKAVNTVFDQDELAKQFVRCYESQIFSPTQYLIMEFQGHFFDLKIRNVQAIDLGDIEPTAAVATGIETKGILTKQTQINFFKGRDGLVNLKSSNSLRPRSNAVIRPDFKFEDLGVGGLDKEFTKIFRRAFASRIFPPSVIEKLGISHVKGLLLYGPPGTGKTLIARKIGTMLNAKEPKIVNGPEILSKYVGSSEENIRNLFKDAEAEYRAKGEESSLHIIIFDELDSVFKQRGSRGDGTGVGDNVVNQLLAKMDGVDQLNNILVIGMTNRKDLIDSALLRPGRFEVQVEIHLPDEKGRLQIFDIQTKKMRENNMMSEDVNLAELAASTKNFSGAEIEGLVKSASSFAINKTVNIGKGATKLNTKDIAKLKVTREDFLNALNDVTPAFGISEEDLKTCVEGGMMLYSDRVNSILKNGARYVRQVRESDKSRLVSLLIHGPAGSGKTALAAEIALKSGFPFIRLISPNELSGMSESAKIAYIDNTFRDAYKSPLNILVIDSLETLVDWVPIGPRFSNNILQMLKVALKRKPPQDRRLLIMTTTSTYSVLQQMDILSCFDNEIAVPNMTNLDELNNVMIESNFLDDSGRVKVINELSRTCPNFNVGIKKTLTNIETARHDEDPINELVELMTQSA